In Oncorhynchus mykiss isolate Arlee chromosome 19, USDA_OmykA_1.1, whole genome shotgun sequence, the sequence gtaggagttgacaagacagcactaaacagacctgggactctagctagtaggagttgacaagacagcactaaacagacctgggactctagctagtaggagttgacaagacagcactaaacagacctgggactctagctagtaggagttgacaagacagcactaaacagacctgggactctagctagtaggagttgacaagacagcactaaacagacctgggactctagctagtaggagttgacaagacagcactaaacagacctgggactctagctagtaggagttgtcaagacagcactaaacagacctgggactctagctagtgggagttgacaagacagcactaaacagacctgggactctagctagtaggagttggaaagacagcactaaacagacctgggactctagctagtgggagttgacaagacagcactaaacagacctgggactctagctagtaggagttggcaagacagcactaaacagacctgggactctagctagtaggagttggcaagacagcactaaacagacctgggactctagctagggttgggttaagtttaggtaagAAGAATTGTTTAGGGGTTGGAGTGAGGTTAGAAAACAAAATTCATGCCAGCAACCATGTGTTACGCCTTCCATTCAACACCAATTTATCACCTAGCAAGTGTATTTAACACGCACTGGGCACTGTAAGCTCTGCCCACTGACCATTGAGCTTTAATTGAACCAATCACATTCATTATGTCCTTGAGACAGAGCTGCCCTCAGGGCAAGATTGAATACGGAAAACTGTCCCTAACCAATCTGGATTGTTGTTTGAGGTTTAGGCTAAATCTCTATCACCTGTTCACATTCTTTTAACCAACACTTTGTCCATCTGCTGGTGAATAAGAGAAAAAGCATTTAGCATTTAAATAAACCGATAACCAAACCAAAAACAACATGGACGCTATCAAAAAACTATGAAGATGAAGATGAAGGCActtaaaatgcctttattgtgGTCGTACATATAATGAAACAACATAcaaaaaatgaatgtaaaaagAAACAAGAATACAATGGAGCATATTATCTACAATATTGTATGTATACTTCATAACTTTGCTCTTCAATAAAACAGATTTGTTCATTGAacaatatattttaaaatgttatagATTGGGTTGCCAGGTGGTGATGTCATACATGACCGATGACATCACAATGGTCTTAAAGCCAATTTGAACAATGGGTTAATGTGGAAATGTATCAGTCTTCATTGGTTATCGACATGGCTTGTTTCTGCTGGTGCAAAAAGGTATGAAATCAGGTCATTTAATCAATTAACAACTACTATAATTCTGGAGTAGTATTTTTCTCTTAAACCTAGTGGGAAGAATACAAGTAAAATTACATTCTGATTGACAAATATGTAAAAAGTGTACATGAGATGTACATGAAGTTCGGCTATTGCAAATGTCACTCAATGTAACCTGTCTATACTGTGTTATTTGAGGTTTAGGATAGATCCCTATGATTCTCCATTTAGGCCAACCTCTTCCTACTCTTATGACCCCCTCTTCCATTGGCTGGGGATCTGGGGGGAAAGTATTTAGCACTATCACATTTTCTTGTCAACAGAAAAAACGTCAGAAAGCAAATTCAGTTGATGTGGAGCAGAAGACAAGAAAGAAGAAGGAGAGGGGcacttcatccccctctccaatTCCATCTGACCGTTCTGAACGGAATGGCTCCGCTACCTCTGACCCCTCACCCTCTGAccaactctcctccctccatccacctccctctcctgttAAATGTTCCTCTCAGCCTTGCTCTCCTGCTAAACAACCCTCTGTACCCCGGTCACCTGCCAAAAACCCTTCCCCAGGGAAATCCTCTCCAGTGGTGTCCCACCCTAGTTCTCCCTCTCCTACCAACCCTCTGGACCGTCATGGAGACACCAGTCAGGAGGGCACAACAGTCAGGTAATCCAAACATAAAGTACAGTGCCATCCTAGAGTCTCTTTGGAGAGTTGGGTTTAGTGCTACCAGACCAGGGCCAGTGTTTATCAACAGTATgagtgctaatctaggatcaggtcctctctGTCCATAATAATTCATTGATCTATGATCTAAAATGCaaaactggtcctagatcagactcctactctgagacacttgataaACACAGTCCCAGAAAGTTATTTTCCTGAAACTGTAGTTTTAGCCTCTTCTGTCTACATCTAGTGGATAAAGAGAGTACTAACCTATTGGCCTGGTCTACTTGGTACACTGCATTTATATGAACAGCAGTACTAAGCTGTgtttatagtacagtacagtatttaaTAGAGAGACTGTGTAGAGTGATAATATCTCTGTGTTGGAGGCGTTAGAcctgtttctctccttcctccagaccTCTGTCTCTGCAGGAACACTCTAGTCCAATGCCCCAGAGACCAGTCTCAGCCACCAGAAACATGACTCTTCCCAGGACCAGCTCAGCCACCAGAAGTATGACTCTTCCCAGGGCCAGCTCAGCCACCAGAGGGTCAGAAGAGACCCAGGGGGCCAGAGGAGAACGGGGGGAACTGGTCAACATGGAACTTCTTGGGTAAACCACAACACACTGCAAATGCATTGAATATAAGTTATTTTTTGTTTAGAGATCAGTGTCTGATATACTATGGGGATAAGGCTTACAATCTAGCATGTCCGTTTTATTAGATATTTATAAACCCATGAATTGGACATCCACTTCTTTGTGTTAAATATAATGTATTTCTTATCCCCTGCCATTATCATCACTTTATAGAGATGTGAAGGTTATGATTAATCTCTATGTTTGTACTGATGGCTGCTTCTTCTTCACAGGTTGCCTAACATTGGCAACACTTGCTTCCTTAACGCCACCCTGCAGTGCCTCCTGGTCCTGCCTTCCTTCTCAAAGGAAATCCTGCACCAGGAACAACTCTGgagctcctcccccttctccaacCTGCTCAGGTAAGGGAAGGCTCAGAAGCAGACACTCACCCCACACACCCATTAATTGTGGTCATAAACTAAAGAAGGGTCACTCTTTTCACGCCACTTCTACAGAAAGGGATtgtcgtagcaggttaggagaacactttcactaatcctaacccttttcctaaccttaaccacttcaTATTTTGCTGTGTATTGTATTTATGGTTTATTTTCCAGTTTCTTTTTGTTTTTGGAATCTTCATAACCAAGAGGAACAACAATGACACACTGATTATGATGTAGGCATTTTGTAGGCCAATTTGGAAAGTGTAGAATGACTACATGACCCATAATGCTCATTGACTGAACATTCCACCTTACCGTGGGAAATGTGGTAGTTTTTTTAAATGCTCTAGAATTGAGAGCAGTATCCAAACCAAATATCTTATGAgaataaacaatacatttttgttgtttggCTTCATTGTCCGTCCTCAAAGGTGAAATTGCATCAAATCCAATGAAACATTTCTAATGATGGGGTGCCACTAGATAAAACATATTTGTATATACTCATCTGCCTCTTCAGGCGTAAGCCAGTAGGTTGACACCATCCAGTCGGCTGCTAActtactctctgtctcccctACAGGTGTCTGTCTGATGTGCACCGTTCAGGTCTACCTGACAGTGTGGCAAACCAGGCCTCAAAAGCAGACCTCATGTGGAAGGTCAAGTACTCCTTGTCGGGATACGATTTGAAGTATCTGGGGGACACGCAACAGGTAACTGAGGCACTACTCTATTGTGTACGAGTGCTCTTCTTGCAAGGGTTCATTTTCTCTTTTTAATTTGATTTTATCTtggtgtgtttctttctcttcctcatcaTAGGACGCACACGAGTTACTTGTCAATATGCTGTGCCAGCTGAAGGAGGAGGGCATGATTCTGAAGACACTCGGGATGAACTATACCTGCCCTGTTTCCCAGCTGGAGTTCCAGCTTGTGTCGGTGCGCACATGTACCAGGTAAGAGATCCCATTGGTTGTAGTGTATGTACTGAGAACATGatctttctatatatatatatatatacagtatatattaataTTACAAAACACATGGCATAACAGAAACATTGTAGAGacctgaaacagaaacagactTGATGCATTTTTCTTCTCTTTGTCCTGCTTCTGAAGCTGTGGGCGCGAGTCGTCTACCAGAGAGGACTACAACCACCTCTCATTGGACATCAGCCCTGAGCGCACCTTGCTGAACAGCCTAGCACTCACTTTCAAAGTCAGCACTTAGGGCTCAGCCCTGCATGTAGAGACTAACACCCAGGGCAAGCTGCCCACTGCCTCAGAATACGCTATCTTATCTTATTATTGTAGTGGTATCATTCATTATGTAATGCTTTTGTTTCTAATCAGAGTGAACAGGTTGAATTCACATGTGAGGGCTGTAAAGGCCTCCACGCCTCAAAGGTGGAGCAGTTCCACACACTGCCTCTGTGAGTTGTCCCTTTATAACCTCTCATAGTACTAGCAGTGTTTAATGTCCTGAGCCTTTAGGAGTAGTTACCTTCCTGAGCAGGTTGTAGGACTTAGAGGTGAGCACCGCCAAACAAATTTCACTCATCTGTTATTTTGTTGACTGGTTTCattgtctgtctgttcatctctcttcctctctctttctgggcAGTGTGCTGGTTCTGCATCTGAAGAGGTTTGGAGGACCTGGGGGGTTGGAGAAGCTGGAGGCTCCTCTTTTGTTTCCTTCGGAGCTGAGGCTCTCCACCCTCTGTGGGGACATGGTGCCACACCTGCACAGTGCCAGCCCACAGGCCCTCACCAACCAGGCCCCCAGCATCCAGGGGTCCATCCCCCAGACCCTCGCCAGCCAAGTCTCCAGCCCACCTGGAGCGGCAAAAGACAGCGCCCTCTGCTGTTCAGGTAGGTCATGGCACCATAACACTATTCTTGCTCCAACACCACACAAACCACCCACTCCCAAAACGGTCCTGCTGACAGAGAATCTGGAAGCTGCAATTTAAAATGTTTCTCAGATATCTTTAGTGATGTATGGGAGCTGTTTTAGTCCAGAGCATTTCAGACAAGTGACCACGTTTTCACAGCTCCTTATATGTATATTTGACCCCTCAGATTCAAATGAGCAGGAACCAGGGAAAGTGTTGCTGACTGCCtcagtggtgagaagagagagagagatagagagagtgaaacCAGTGAAAAATAAGTTACGACAGGACACTGAGATAGTTATGAGGATTACACGATGTAGTAGACCTGTAGTAGACTagtactgtagtagactgtagacaGTGTGGTGGACTGTAGAGGAAATGAGAATCCTATGATCACATGTGTTTTCTTACAGAAGCAGAAGCCAGTACAGTCAGTGAATGGTTACTACCAGCTGACTGGCGTAGTCTCTCATTTGGGAGGCTCCGCAAACTCCGGTAAGTAAAtaccatcaaacacacacatgcagatgcACAATACATATGACATCAGCTGAATTCCAAATCACTCCCTTCTCCTTGGATCTCAATTTGCATGTTCACGTGTGCCTCTGCCGTATACACAAGCATCCCAAAGCTGAGGGAGTGAAAATTATCGAGGGTGAagaacagggatcatcaactagattcagcctcgGGTccattttttttcttagccagATGGGAAGGGGTGTGGAACaaaattacaaatcatttgtagactgcaaatatACCGTAGGAAggccaaacagatataatatttgactaatttcaaaccttgcttacatttgtgtaCAACCACAAATATCTCTTTATtgtgcgtgggaatactttgaaagagatttccaaaatgaaaatcacttggagctgatttgctggtgtttttacagtcttttaacaATTACCTTTTATTTGGTCAGAAAACAtaggggccaaataaaatcacccttGGGCCAAATTTGTCCCGCGGGCTGCCATTTGTGGAACCCTGTTTTAGGGGATAATTAGACCCTCCAACAGCCATTTCGGCCAAGCTAGCAAGGCTGCAGGCTTCAGAGTGAAGTGTCATCCCAACAAGCACTGCAATATGTTTAGAGTTTGCTCAATTTAATTGAAAAGAATGGAGAGGCATGCCTAATTTAATGTCATGTGTATTTGTTTATCTCTGATTTCAAATCTTGACACATGTAACAGGTAAAATACCTCCCAAATGAACTGTTTAACTGTTACAAAACACTCTATTACCCACAATAGCCTGACCCTTGACCTCTAGTCTGTCTTCCTTGTTCCACAGGGCACTACATTAGTGACATATTGCATGCCAGTGGAAACTGGTTCTGCTGTAACGACAGCCAGGTGTCAATGTCCAATGTAGCCACTGTGCTGAGGACCAGAGCCCGGAGTGCCTACATGCTCTTCTATATGTTCAGGTACTGTTTACTCTCGCCATCTATATTATTGTGTTGCTATTTATGTGTACGGTTCCTTTCACCCTACAGGGCAATAGAGCGGGAGGCCCCAGCACACAGGGCCTAATAGGGCCACCAGCATCAGCCCCAGCCTAAACAGGGGCAGCACCTGGACCAACCTCCAAACACTCTCACCTGCCTCGAAAGGGGTAGCACTTGGCCCAGTCTCAaaacccccagcccagcctcaacAGGGATAGTACCAGGCCCTGTCTCAaaacccccagcccagcctcaacACTCACACACCTGCCTCAAAATGGGTAGCACTTGGCCCAACATCAACAACCCCGAGCCCAGCCACATCAGGGGCAGCACTGGGTCCAACATCAACACACCCAGCCCAGCCTCAACATGGGAAGAACCAGGCCCAGTCTCAACATGGGCAGAACAAGACCCAGCCCCAACACACTCAGACCTGTCTCAACAGGTGCAGCATTCAGCCCAACTTCAATCATGCTGCTCTTCAACACTAGCATGAACATTCTTTCAGTAGCTTATGTCATAAATACCTGCCCTTGATTTGACTACTTCACCTAATGTATAAACGTATAAAGTATACACACTAAATGTAGTACACATGTAGATGTGGTGGATAGAGAGTGTGATTATTTAGAGGATATAACATCCCTTCTATTTGGTTTGGTTTGAAATCCTCCTGTTGTGAAATACACTGTGGTGTCTAACCTCTTATTCAGCATGGTCACACCGGAAGACCTGCAATATTAATAAAGACAAGCAAATGTAAGAAAATCCCATTTAAGATGATTCTGTTGACCGTTGTAACTCTTTAACTCAGGAAGATTTATGGTCTGGGATTCAGGCCGGTCCTAACAGGAAACGTGACAAAGGGAAGCAGCTGTAATGGAGCCTTCTAACACCCAATCAGGTCTGGAGGAGGAATGTCACATAAAGATTCAGAGATGCTATGAGTATATTTTGAAGTTACTCTCCAGTTGTATCCATTTGAATAAATACAGACATGAAAATGCTGGGCTACGGATGTGACCTTGGTTCTGTGAGTAGAGTAACAGGTCACCAAACAAGCTATGGGAACTCCTTCCCTTTATCGTGATGTGATTGAGATGCTTAATATCAACAATGTTTACAATGACGCCACACCCTTACTGTACCATTGTGACCTGTCACTATTAAAGGCGGTTTGACGTGACATACTGTCTTTTCTTATCTCACGTACACTCCCttacgtatttatttggacagtgaagctacaaCTTTTCATTTGGCTCTATACGCCAGCGTTTTGGATTGgtgatcaaatgtttcatatgggGTGACTATAGAATGTCACCTTTAATttaatgaatggtaaataatgttgagtgagaaagttacagaggatcATACccccaagtctgtaataccattatttcacctctatggtgAGTTCATCTCTCATTTAAACCACTAGGTGGAATCATCACCTAACCATTCAGGACCTTATCCAACCATTAACATAATaactatggagagagagagagacagatagacataaGGTTATTGTTACACCGCTTTCTCAATTGTCATCATTCCATGTCTGTACAGGGTCAGCTTGTCCATAGTAAatctcaacacagtcctcctgcACTCTATCATCAGGCTGTCCTTTCCCCCAGTACCTAAAcaacacagagaaccagacagtGTGGTACAAACATCCTCCTCAATAATGTACATAGTCCTATGTGTTCTCAGTTTTAAAGACACACTCTGTAAGAGTGGACcatcaatacattttttattttactcttTTGATTACATTTTCATTTATAAATATTACCTgctatctataatacatctatagaTCTCATTGAATGACATTCATTATTTTTAAACATACATTTTGATGAATATGATTGGAAGCAATACATCATTGTTGTTTTGTATCTCCATATCACAAGGTAAAATGGTAAAATATCTCACCCTCAGTAAAagagtcagtcagaccaatccagacTCTCAGGTGGAGGTTGAAGACAAACTGTCACTttgaatatattttaaaatacttCCCAAATATAAGTGTACTGATGAAAATACTTGTTCAATCActgtcaacctctctctctctctcacctctccactctctccttctctctctcttctctctcacctctctccccctcccccttacctctctcccctccctctctcctctctccccctcccttcctctgtcctctttcactctcccccctctctctctcaactgttCCTCTATGCTGTTTATGATCACCAggtctgccccctctctctctctcactctctctcttctctctcacctctctccctcctccctctcttttctctctcacctcacgccttgctccctctctcttctctcccctccctccctctcttctttctcccctccctcgctctcttctccctcactccctctctaactctccctccctccctccctccctccctccctccctccctccctccctccctccctcccctctgtctctctattctctcacctctcccctccttctctctctctattcactctctctcttcagtcaggttgttgtatctggtctgtagctggtctctctctgtattcaggttgttgtatctggtctgtagctggtctctctcttcagtcaggttgttgtatctggtctgtagctggtctctctatttattcaggttgttgtatctggtctgtaactgctctctttctttattcaggttgttgtatctggtctgtaactggtctctctatttattcaggttgttgtatctggtctgtaactggtctctctcttcagtcaggttgttgtaactggtctgaagctggtctctctattcagtcaggttgttgtaactggtctgaagCTTGTATCTCTCTTTAGTCAGCTTgctgtaactggtctgtagctggtctctctattcagtcaggttgttgtaactggtctgaagCTGGTCTCTtactttagtcaggttgttgtatctggtctctaactggtctctctcttcagtcaggtTATTGTAACTGGTCTGAAGCTTGTCTCTCTATTCAGTCAGGTTGCTGTAACTGGTCTGAAGCTGGTCTCTCTattcagtcaggttgttgtaactggtctgtagctggtctgtctattcggtcaggttgttgtaactggtctgaagctggtctctctattcagtcaggttgttgtatctggtctctAGCTGGTCTCTCGCTTTAGTCAGGTTGCTGTAACTGGTCTGAAGCTGGTCTCTCTATTCAGTCAGGTtattgtaactggtctgtagctggtctgtctattcggtcaggttgttgtaactggtctgtagctggtctctctattcagtcaagttgttgtaactggtctgaagctggtctctctattcagtcaggttgttgtaactggtctgaagctggtctctctattcagtcaggttgttgtaactggtctgaagCTGGACTCTCTATTCAGTCAGGATGTTGTAACTGGACTGTAGCTggcctctctctttagtcaggatgttgtaactggtctgtagctggtctctctctttagtcaggttgttgtaactggtctgtagctggtttctctctttagtcaggatgttgtaactggactgtagctggcctctctctttagtcaggttgttttaactggtctgtagctggtctctctctgttgaGTCATGATCAACAGTGACTCCATCTGTATAAaggccacatttcaggcttcaaacgtaaagatataaaactgtatttttttgtgaagaatcaacaacaagtgggacacaatcatgaaatggaacaacatttattggatatttcaaacttttttaacaaatcaaaaactgaaaaattgggcgtgcaaaattattcagcccccttaagttaatactttgtagcgccaccttttgctgcgattacagctgtaagtcgcttggggtatgtctctatcagttttgcacatcgagagactgacattttttcccattcctccttgcaaaacagctcgagctcagtgaggttggatggagagcatttgtgaacagcagttttcagttctttccacagattctcgattggattcaatacattttttattttactcttTTGATTACATTTTCATTTATAAATATTACCTgctatctataatacatctatagaTCTCATTGAATGACATTCATTATTTTTAAACAGACATTTTGATGAATATGATTGGAAGCAATACATCATTGTTGTTTTGTATCTCCATATCACAAGGTAAAATGGTAAAATATCTCACCCTCAGTAAAagagtcagtcagaccaatccagacTCTCAGGTGGAGGTTGAAGACAAACTGTCACTttgaatatattttaaaatacttCCCAAATATAAGTGTACTGATGAAAATACTTGTTCAAACActgtcaacctctctctctctctcacctctccactctctccttctctctctcttctctctctctctctcacctctcccctccctctctcccctctctccttctctctctcttctctctcacctctctccccatcccccttacctctctcccctccctctctcctctctccccctcccttcctctgtcctctctcactctcccccctctctctctcaactgttCCTCTATGCTGTTTATGATCACCAggtctgcccccctctctctctctcactctctctcttctctctcacctctctccctcctccctctcttttctctctcacctctcccctcgctccctctctcttctcttagctggtctctctattcagtcaggttgttgtaactggtctgaagcttgtctctctctttagtgaggttgttgtaactggtctgaagcttgtctctctctttagtcaggttgttgtaactggtctgtagctggtctcgctattcagtcaggttgttgtaactggtctgaagcttgtctctctctttagtcaggttgttgtaactggtctgtagctggtctctctattCAGGCAGGTTgctgtaactggtctgtagctggtctgtctaTTCAGTCAAGTTGTTGTAACTGGTCAGAAGCTGGTCTCTCTATTCAggcaggttgttgtaactggtctgaagcttgtctctctctttagtctattcggtcaggttgttgtaactggtctgaagctggtctctctattcagtcaggttgttgtatctggtctctAGCTGGTCTCTCGCTTTAGTCAGGTTGCTGTAACTGGTCTGAAGCTGGTCTCTCTATTCAGTCAGGTtattgtaactggtctgtagctggtctgtctattcggtcaggttgttgtaactggtctgtagctggtctctctattcagtcaagttgttgtaactggtctgaagctggtctctctattcagtcaggttgttgtaactggtctgaagctggtctctctattcagtcaggttgttgtaactggtctgaagCTGGTCTCTCTATTCAGTCAGGATGTTGTAACTGGACTGCAGCTggcctctctctttagtcaggatgttgtaactggtctgtagctggtctctctctttagtcaggttgttgtaactggtctgtagctggtttctctctttagtcaggatgttgtaactggactgtagctggcctctctctttagtcaggttgttttaactggtctgtagctggtctctctctgttgaGTCATGATCAACAGTGACTCCATCTGTATAAAGGAAAAGTTAATCAAACATGTAACTAAAACACCATTAATGAGTAATTATAATTAAGTAGGCAACTGAAGTCTCAGTGACAACATACTAAActcacagtagacagacaggcctatgatcccagccagtaggagaacacacagcagtGCAGCAACTCCAGAGGGTCTCTCCCACCACTGAACATGTACTGAATCACAAATGATTAAAGATCTTTGgtaatgtgttttactgtatCATCCAGGATTGGGATAAATAAAGATATAGTACTACAGGGTAATCTCacctgttatgtgtgtgtgtgtgtgtgtgtgtgtgtgtgtgtgtgtgtgtgtgtgtgtgtgtgtgtgtgtgtgtgtgtgtgtgtgtgtgtgtgtgcgtgtgcgtgtgcgtgtgcgagtGCGAGGGTGCTCAAATACAGTAACTTCTACTTCTAACCTATACGTCTGTACCTGTGTCTTCTCCCTGCACTGATTATTCTTTTGGGTCCCAACCCCTAATGTGTCTCTACCTGAATTAATGCTGTCATTGAATGGGCGGTATAAACCAAATATAAACTCATAATTGTGCATTCAAAATTGTATTTCaatgaactgaatgatgaggatgaagatgtcacaccctgatctttttcacctgttcttgtgattgtctccactccCTCCAGGTGTCGCATATTTTCCCATGTGGAttaatccctgtgtttcctgtttctctgtgccagtgtatttacacctgtgtttcctgtttctctgtgccagtgtatttatccctgtgtttcctgtttctctgtgccagtgtatttatccctgtgtttcctgtttctctgtgccagtgtatttacacctgtgtttcctgtttctctgtgccagtgtatttatccctgtgtttcctgtttctctgtgccagtgtatttatccctgtgtttcctgtttctctgtgccagtgtatttatccctgtgtttcctgtttctctgtgccagtgtatttacacctgtgtttcctgtttctctgtgccagtgtatttatccctgtgtttcctgtttctctgtgccagtgtatttatccctgtgtttcctgtttctctgtgccagtg encodes:
- the LOC118941417 gene encoding ubiquitin carboxyl-terminal hydrolase 37-like is translated as MPQRPVSATRNMTLPRTSSATRSMTLPRASSATRGSEETQGARGERGELVNMELLGLPNIGNTCFLNATLQCLLVLPSFSKEILHQEQLWSSSPFSNLLRCLSDVHRSGLPDSVANQASKADLMWKVKYSLSGYDLKYLGDTQQDAHELLVNMLCQLKEEGMILKTLGMNYTCPVSQLEFQLVSVRTCTSCGRESSTREDYNHLSLDISPERTLLNSLALTFKSEQVEFTCEGCKGLHASKVEQFHTLPLVLVLHLKRFGGPGGLEKLEAPLLFPSELRLSTLCGDMVPHLHSASPQALTNQAPSIQGSIPQTLASQVSSPPGAAKDSALCCSEAEASTVSEWLLPADWRSLSFGRLRKLRALH